The Brassica oleracea var. oleracea cultivar TO1000 chromosome C6, BOL, whole genome shotgun sequence genomic interval GAGGAGCTTCTTATCCGTTTCCTCTTCACCTTATCGAAGAAGGGGAATCTATCGGGGGCGGCGTTCCGTAGTGGTGGTGTGTGCTGCTTCGGGAGACTACTACGCTACTCTGGGTGTGCGTAAATCTGCCAACATCAAGGAGATTAAATCTGCCTATCGCCGCCTCGCCCGTCAGGTACCTTAACTCATTCATTTTTAATTGAGCTTGAGCTTGAGCTTGAGCTGACCTAATCGAATAATCTATCTATTGTAGTATCATCCCGATGTGAACAAGGAACCTGGCGCAACCGACAAGTTCAAGGAAATCAGTGCTGCCTATGAGGTATGTATGCCCTCTCCTCTCTTCATCATACCTAATAATTCTTCATTTTCATTTTTGATTTTCTGCCTGCCTTGTGTTTACTGAACTACATTACTGTCAGGTGCTATCAGATGATCAAAAGAGAGCACTCTATGATCAATATGGTGAAGCCGGTCTTAAGAGTTCTGTAGGAGGAGGACCTTCCGCTACTTACACGGTAACATTTTCTCTATCTTAAACTCTATTCACTAATTGTTTGTTTAAAACCCCTCTTCTTGTATTTGGATCTTATTTATCCAAAACCAGACAAATCCCTTTGACCTCTTCGAGACATTCTTTGGTGCGAGTATGGGCGGATTTCCCGGGATGGACCAAGCTGACTTTGGAACAACTTCTCGCCGCTCCAGGGTCTCCAAAGGTGATGATTTACGGTGAGTACTTTTCTCTTCTGCTCTTTTCTTTAATAACACACCTATTCAATTATTACCTCTCCTAACTTCATTGTCCTGAAATTAGCTACTACAATCGTTATGCAGTCGAGGGTTGCGTCTGCATGTCCATTCCTTTTTTTTTTTACTTTTTTTCTTAACCTGCATTAGCTTTAAAAACTCCCAAAACTGATCAAAATACATTTTTTTTTTTGCTTCCGTTGCCTTTTAGCTATGACATCACCTTACAACTGTCGGAGGCTATTTTTGGATCTGAGAAAGAATTTGATCTTACGCATCTGGAGACATGCGAAGCTTGTGCTGGCACCGGTGCAAAACCTGGGTCTAAGATGAGAATATGCTCCACTTGTGGTGGCCGGGGTCAAGTTATGAGAACTGAGCAAACCCCATTCGGCTTGTTTTCACAGGTCCTTTCTCTCTCTTGTCCTTGTGTTCCAGTGTGATGTCCAAGTTTCATCTGTTCCCCTACCTCCACAAAGCTGAGCTTATTAACACCTTTCTCTTTCATCATAGGTTTCTGTATGTCCAAACTGTGGTGGAGATGGTGAGATCATTTCGGAAAATTGCCGGAAATGCTCTGGAGAAGGACGTGTGCGTATTAAAAAAAGCATCAAGGTCAAAATTCCTCCAGGTGTTACCGCAGGTAGCATCCTTAGAGTTGCCGGGGAAGGTGATTCTGGTCCCAGAGGGTATGTAGCGAAAATTATCCCTTGTCTATTACCGGTTACAAAATCTTTCTTTCTGTAATTGCAATCTTCATGGTTCTGATTTTCGTTACTGTTTTTTTTTTTGTTTGCTTCCATTAGTGGACCTCCAGGAGATTTGTATGTATATCTTGATGTTGAAGATGTCCGTGGGATTAAAAGGGATGGCATAAACCTCTTATCTACTCTTTCCATCACTTACCTTGATGCTATACTGGGTGCGGTTGTTAAGGTGATATGGACTTCCAATAAGTACACCCTGCAGACGTGTTGATATCCTCATTCATCTTATGATTTAACCCAAGACATCTTTTTAGGTGAAAACAGTAGAAGGAGACACTGAACTGCAGATACCTCCGGGTACTCAACCTGGTGATGTGCTGGTCCTGGCAAAGAAAGGAGCACCAAAACTGAATAGACCATCTATCCGCGGTGACCACTTGTTTACAGTCAAAGTTACTATACCAAATCAAATAAGGTTTTACCTTCTAAACTTGCCTTTATGCTAGTTCAACTAACCAGACAAAGGTTTATGAGTCTTCTAATGCCCTGTCTTTTACGATTGGTTTACTGGATTTTACGAACAGTGCTGGAGAACGGGAGTTACTGGAGGAACTTGCTTCTCTGAGTGATACGTCTAGCAACCGGCTGCGAACTCGTGCTAAGCCTCAGCAATCCACTAGTAAGCTGCCAAATTTCTTGAACTCAGGAAAATCTTAAGTCAGCATTGATGGGTATTCTTGTATAGCATCGATGTGAGACTATTTTTATATACATACAAATTGATGGATCTACTTACTGTATGCCGCCTTTTGTTTTTGCAGCTCTAAACAGTGCACCTATTAGCTCAGAAAACAGGACGGATGAAGTTAGGGAGAAAAGCCAAGAACCGGAGCAAGAAAACGACTTGTGGAAGAACATCAAAGATTTTGCAGGGTAAATCAAATAAGAAAAGATTGGGCCCTTGATTTCGCTTCTTTATAAAACTATATAGTGAATTGCCCAGCTTTTTGTTGACTTGTTTTATCTAAAGCACATGTTGTCATCTTCTCACCAAACATTTTTGTTGTTGCTGTAGATCGGTCGCAAATGGAGCCCTGAAATGGCTGAGAGATAACCTCTAGAGATCCATGTTCAACTAACATGACCTGCTTTAAAAGGTATTCTCGGCTGCACTCATGGTACCACTGTGGAAATGTTGATTGTTTCATTTGTTGATGTGAGGGTCTTTTTGCAGAAAGCCCTCTATTCTTTTTCAGTTTGGTGGATGTTAATTACCAAGTCATTATGATTTGATGCGTGAGAAGAAGAGCGATTCTGCTCTTACTACCCCACTCCTTTTATTAGTACAAATACAACCGGTATTTCGACTTAGTTTTGTGTTTTTGGTAAAACAAAAAAAAAAATCAGAGAACTGTAATTTTTATTCTGCACCGTTCTGATCTTGTACCTACTAAAATAGCCAGTGAATTGTGAAAAAAGGGTGGAGGGGGAGTCGTCTTGAGGGAGTTAATTGTCAATTATTGGTTTTTGATAGAGTCAACAGTGATTAAACTGATGCAGGGGGTTGAAGGGAGGGGGTCGAGAGAATTTGTGCGGGATTGCAAACTTCTCGTATTATTTATTCTCTCTCGCATTTACCAATTTGAAGTTGAGATCTAAGCAGATTGGGACATTTAATACCATCTCAAACTTTTGTGCACATTCGTTTTCCAGCCCTTGCCATTTCTAACTTTGAGTCTAAGAGCAAATCTCATTCATGAGTTTTTCAGTTTGGGGTTTTCACCTTCAGAACAATAATATTTTTTATACCACATCATTAAATAATTAAAATTTAATTATTTAGATATATTTGATCATTTTAAGCCAAAACGTACATAGAATTTCAAAAGAGGTTTCTTAATATTTCAAATGAGATGCAATCTTATTCTCTTTCATAACTTTTTTTCCTGAAATTGCTCTTATAGTTTTTAGCTTTTGCAGTAGATAGACCGAATCGATTTTTGTACAATTTATATTGTTATCGCTGGTGATCATTATTCAAAAACAATAAAATATTAGTATAATCGTATTTAATAGATATTATGATTTTTTTTATGTATTTAAACCTGTTAATTTTATTTATTTGATATGTTCAAATAGTGGGCTTATGCGTCTTCGGCCTCAGAATCTGGGTTGGGCTACGCAAATCAACAACGGCTGTTCTTTTTTATTTCGTCAAGGTTACATTTAATTAAAAGCGCCATTATTAGTTTCACTAGCAAAAGAAAGCAAGTACTACTATTCAACTATGACTTGAATGCGGAATCTGGAAACTTATGGGAACATGCACAATAACAACAAATCCAAGAAGAATAACTTCCCATTAATGACATTACCTTGAACGTAAAGCAGCGTTGAACAGTTTCAGATTAGAGAGCAGTTCCCTAATCCTATATCTGGGGAGGTCATCTTTTTTGTTCAAATCTCCAGAAGTGGTAAGAAATCTCTCAGCGAATATAATCTTTTATCATCGATTAGTCATATCATCATCTTTTGTAACTTGACAGAAATCATTTGTTTTTGTATAGAGGAAAAGGATATGCCAAACCCATTGCAGAAATCGTTGCATGGTTACCTGTCAAAGATAAAAAAAGAGACAGGGAAGCTGCAAGTGTCGAACTCGTTCTCATCATCCAAGAAGTGGGTGCTTGCTGGCTGTAAGCATCCCAAGAAGCTCTCCTTCTCCTTCAAACACAGACGACGCCCCAGCAAGACCAGATTCAACGACGACCACGTTAACCAGGATCCCGGTCACGCCGCCACCTTGTCCGACATAGACCGTTTCCTTGAGGAAAACTTCAAATCCCTCTGCATCAGAGATGAGAAGGGGGAGGAGGATGACAAAAGCAAGGGGAAAAGGGAACAACAGTCCTCCTCCTCAGATGAAGACGACACTGATGACTATAGTCACAGATTCGAGAGGACATGGGGACCGGCCGTCTGCGACTCCCCCAAACTGCCTAGGACAGAGAGACTATCTCCACCGCCTGGATCATCGGAGGGTAGGGCCAGCATGTATACCACATCGGAGGAGGGACCTTCGTCGAGGTCCAAATCATCCAGCTTGGTGCTACCTGAGAAGTGCATTGCGGTGCTGAGGTACACTGAAGAGCCCCAGGAGGATTTCAAGAGGTCGATGGTGTCGATGATGGAGTCCAAGTTAGGAGGGAGCGAGGTGGACTGGGACTTGATGGAAGAGCTTCTCTTCTGCTATCTCGATCTCAACAACAAGAAATCGCACAAGTTCATACTCAGCGCATTCGTAGATCTCATCATCTCTCTCCGTGACAAGGAGAAGAACATCACCAGGAAAGGCCTCGTCAGGTCGCTCAGTACTCGCGCCGCCAGGGAGAGGCTTAGGAAGAGGATGGCCTCCAGCGACGCCTTTCGCAACTAACTCATGCTTTTTTTTTTTTAAGTTTTTCTTTGTTGTAATTCAAAACGTTCCATCAACTGAACAAAACAAAATAATAATTACTTTTGTTCTTCTCAGAGTTTACAATTTTAGCAAAGACTGAATGATCAAAACGCTTCTCTCTTTCTCATTTTGATGCACTGCTCATACGCAGGACGATGTTTTACCGGCACAAAGTCCTTGAATCTGTTTTTAAAACAAGACAGAGAGAGATACATATTAGATGAGGCAGTAACACACACACACAAGACACTATTATTAATTAATTATTATAGTTTTTAATTACCCCATGAGAAGATGATCTCTCTCTGTCCCAGACAACAGTTGTACAATGGACTGCATCACGTTTGCAAATTTAAGCTCTTTCTTCTTCAATCCATGCATGTATCCAACAAACTTGTTACATTCTTCTCCGTTGAGCTTTTCTTTGACCTAGAGTAAAGATCACCAGTTCCAAATTATCCACAGACTAAACATGAAAAAGATGAATGTGGTGGGTTCTCACTTGACTAAAAAATGCAGATGCACTTGCTTGCTTGTTATCACCCCCTTCTTCTTTCGACAGTGACGCACTTCCCTGACTCTCTGGAACCTTTCGCTTTTTTATTAGCCCCATCGTGTCGCTCGACGTAAACGTTTCTGTTTCACAAATCTCCTTCTCACAGTTGTCGCAATCTAGATCAACTACTTCACATCTCTTCTCTACCTGAGTCTCCTCGTCACTTAGATCCACTAATCTAATCTTCCTTGCAGAACAAGCCTGCATAACGTCACCCTTTACAATGCGAGGCATCTTGCCCTTACGTTTTAGGATGGTCAGGCCTTTCCATTTAACAAAATTTCCATCATTTCGTACAAGCCCAACGTCCTTCACATAGCTATTACCTGCAAAGAGTGTTGAAGTTAGTTTCTATTCCCCTTTTAACCATGTGCAGAAGGAAAATGTCTTTTCATGCCACGAGAATGAAATAAAATGAATCACAGATTGGAAGGAGCATTCTTGGTTGACTCATTTTGTAATAATGCTGAAACTGTAACGGAAAAGATGTGGCTAACATTCGATATCAAACACATACTTGAAAATAGGAAACTATATCACGGTGCTCTTGTGGATACAAGATAAGCATTTGTGTATCATTCCCCCATAATCGAAGGACAGTCTAAGATATTAG includes:
- the LOC106299947 gene encoding chaperone protein DnaJ, yielding MAAALGSPSLIPSSLCFSGDGPPSLSSSSSLSFSVGGTNHKRSFLSVSSSPYRRRGIYRGRRSVVVVCAASGDYYATLGVRKSANIKEIKSAYRRLARQYHPDVNKEPGATDKFKEISAAYEVLSDDQKRALYDQYGEAGLKSSVGGGPSATYTTNPFDLFETFFGASMGGFPGMDQADFGTTSRRSRVSKGDDLRYDITLQLSEAIFGSEKEFDLTHLETCEACAGTGAKPGSKMRICSTCGGRGQVMRTEQTPFGLFSQVSVCPNCGGDGEIISENCRKCSGEGRVRIKKSIKVKIPPGVTAGSILRVAGEGDSGPRGGPPGDLYVYLDVEDVRGIKRDGINLLSTLSITYLDAILGAVVKVKTVEGDTELQIPPGTQPGDVLVLAKKGAPKLNRPSIRGDHLFTVKVTIPNQISAGERELLEELASLSDTSSNRLRTRAKPQQSTTLNSAPISSENRTDEVREKSQEPEQENDLWKNIKDFAGSVANGALKWLRDNL
- the LOC106299950 gene encoding transcription repressor OFP14, with amino-acid sequence MPNPLQKSLHGYLSKIKKETGKLQVSNSFSSSKKWVLAGCKHPKKLSFSFKHRRRPSKTRFNDDHVNQDPGHAATLSDIDRFLEENFKSLCIRDEKGEEDDKSKGKREQQSSSSDEDDTDDYSHRFERTWGPAVCDSPKLPRTERLSPPPGSSEGRASMYTTSEEGPSSRSKSSSLVLPEKCIAVLRYTEEPQEDFKRSMVSMMESKLGGSEVDWDLMEELLFCYLDLNNKKSHKFILSAFVDLIISLRDKEKNITRKGLVRSLSTRAARERLRKRMASSDAFRN